The genomic interval TCATCGGCCTGCAGGTGTCGATGATCATCGACCAGGTCCAAACATCGGACCTCGGCCTCGAACGCACCAGCCTGTACGCGGTCGCCGTCCTCGTCACCGTCATGCTCGTGCGGCCGATGTTCATCATCGCTGCGACCTGGCTCGGCAAGGTCTCGCGCTGGGATTCGCGCCCCCTCAGCCTGCGCGAGGGCGCCGTCGCCGGCTGGGCGGGCATGCGCGGAGTGGTGACGCTCGCCGCCGCGTTCCTGCTGCCGCCCGAGACGCCGCACCGCGAGTCGCTCGTCTTCATCGCGCTCGTCGTGACGATCGGCACGCTCGTCATCCAGGGCTTCACCCTCGGCCGCGTGGCCAACCTCATGAAGCTACGCGCGCCCGACCCGCGTGAGGACGCCCTCGCGCGCGCCCAGGTCATGCAGGCCTCCGTCGATGCCGGTGAGGCGGCGATGCGCAAGGCCCTCGCGGACGACCCGGAACTGGCGGACACCCCCGAGGCAATCATCAAGTCGCTGCAGAAGCAGGGCATGCGCCGCGCGAACCTGCAGTGGGAACTGCTCGGCAACAACGACACGATGGGACCGACGCAGCAGTACCGCATCCTGCGTCAGAAGATGATCGACGCCGAACGCGAGAAGGCGCTCGAGATGCGTAACGAGGGCCGCGTCGACCACGAGGTCATCGACAGCATCATGATGCAGCTCGACATCGAGGAGTCGATGATCGTCACCGCCGAGGAGCGCGACGCCGGGCTGCGCGATGCAGGCCCGCTGCTCACGCCGGAGGTTCGTCAGGGCGGCTGCGAACACCTGGAGAAGGCCGCGCGCGACGACGCCTCACCCCAGTCGCACGACGGCTGCCAGGGCTGCCTGGAGGAGGGTCGGACGTGGCTGCACCTGCGCATGTGCACCGAGTGCGGGTACGTCGGCTGCTGCGACTCCTCCGCCGGTCA from Dermacoccus nishinomiyaensis carries:
- a CDS encoding Na+/H+ antiporter; protein product: MHIALPIFLLVATTISVSVLARRVGLSAPLLLVAIGAVASYLPQVPEVHVDSEVILLGFLPPLLYATAIRTSIIDLKRDVFQIVQLSILLVLVTAFAVGLVSWWLMPVGFAAAMALGGVVAPPDAVAATAVARRIGLPRRLVAVLEGESLFNDATALVTVGTAVSALTGSFSASRAGLAFVIAALGGIVIGVIAFYVVEFVQKHIRDAVTSVAISIITPWVAYLPAEAIKASGVIAVVVTGVLLGFKAPYYNTAQARVASRMNWNSIQFLLENMVFLLIGLQVSMIIDQVQTSDLGLERTSLYAVAVLVTVMLVRPMFIIAATWLGKVSRWDSRPLSLREGAVAGWAGMRGVVTLAAAFLLPPETPHRESLVFIALVVTIGTLVIQGFTLGRVANLMKLRAPDPREDALARAQVMQASVDAGEAAMRKALADDPELADTPEAIIKSLQKQGMRRANLQWELLGNNDTMGPTQQYRILRQKMIDAEREKALEMRNEGRVDHEVIDSIMMQLDIEESMIVTAEERDAGLRDAGPLLTPEVRQGGCEHLEKAARDDASPQSHDGCQGCLEEGRTWLHLRMCTECGYVGCCDSSAGQHATKHFRATGHPVMRSFEAGEEWRWCFVDNLPG